In Pseudofrankia saprophytica, one genomic interval encodes:
- a CDS encoding transglycosylase family protein yields MRQVSPRNSREPRRAVTSPARRLRKSLAAVPVIAAAVGGTLAVATPANASSTWAELRQCESGGNYSINTGNGYYGAYQFSVRTWQSLGYSGLPSAAPPAVQDEAALRLAQRSGFGQWPECGRGMGPDQLAPGASSAGAGQASRSAPRAPLVAQPISSTTAHLPFTTALAGQYRADVQSWQAQMNKIGYSLAADGHYGPRSAEAARALQRAKGLAVDGVVGQRTWAATFA; encoded by the coding sequence ATCCGCCAGGTTTCTCCCCGGAATTCCCGGGAACCCCGGCGAGCCGTCACGTCCCCGGCACGCCGGCTACGCAAGTCCCTCGCGGCAGTTCCCGTCATCGCCGCGGCCGTGGGCGGCACACTCGCCGTCGCGACACCCGCGAACGCCTCTTCCACCTGGGCAGAACTGCGCCAGTGCGAGTCGGGCGGAAACTATTCCATCAATACCGGCAACGGATACTACGGCGCGTACCAGTTCTCCGTGAGGACGTGGCAGAGCCTCGGATATTCGGGGCTGCCGAGTGCCGCGCCACCGGCGGTTCAGGACGAGGCGGCGCTGCGGCTGGCGCAGCGCTCCGGCTTTGGCCAGTGGCCGGAATGCGGCCGCGGGATGGGTCCGGACCAGCTCGCCCCGGGCGCGAGCTCCGCCGGCGCCGGCCAGGCCTCCCGGTCGGCCCCCAGAGCGCCTCTCGTGGCCCAGCCGATCTCCTCGACCACGGCGCACCTGCCCTTCACGACGGCACTGGCCGGCCAGTACCGCGCCGACGTCCAGTCCTGGCAGGCCCAGATGAACAAGATCGGCTATTCCCTCGCCGCCGACGGGCACTACGGGCCGCGTTCGGCCGAGGCCGCCCGCGCGCTGCAGCGGGCCAAGGGCCTGGCCGTCGACGGCGTCGTCGGCCAGAGGACCTGGGCCGCCACCTTCGCCTGA
- the fbaA gene encoding class II fructose-bisphosphate aldolase, with protein MPIATPDVYAEMLDRAKANAFAYPAINVTSSQTLNAALRGFAEAGSDGILQVSTGGAEYLSGSTVKNMVLGAEALAEFAHHVAKAYPVQIALHTDHCPADKLDTYMRPLVAISRERVKAGRDPLFQSHMWDGSAVPLEENLKLAEELLADCKAANIVLEVEIGVVGGEEDGVVGAIDEKLYTTPEDMWRTAEVLGTGDKGRYMLAATFGNVHGVYKPGNVKLRPTILRDGQQYVAAKLGLGADAKPFNLVFHGGSGSELSEIREALDYGVVKMNVDTDAQYAFTRPVADHMFKNYDGVLKIDGEVGVKKSYDPRTWGKAAEANMAKRVAQACEDLRSAGQAL; from the coding sequence ATGCCCATCGCGACCCCAGACGTCTACGCCGAGATGCTCGACCGGGCGAAGGCGAACGCCTTCGCCTACCCAGCCATCAACGTCACCTCGTCACAGACGCTGAACGCCGCGCTGCGCGGCTTCGCCGAGGCGGGCAGCGACGGAATCCTCCAGGTGTCCACGGGGGGAGCCGAGTACCTGTCCGGGTCGACCGTCAAGAACATGGTGCTCGGCGCGGAGGCCCTGGCCGAGTTCGCGCACCACGTCGCCAAGGCCTACCCGGTGCAGATCGCCCTGCACACCGACCACTGCCCGGCGGACAAGCTCGACACCTACATGCGCCCGCTCGTCGCCATCTCCAGGGAGCGGGTGAAGGCCGGCCGCGACCCGCTGTTCCAGTCGCACATGTGGGACGGTTCCGCGGTGCCGCTGGAGGAGAACCTCAAGCTCGCCGAGGAGCTGCTCGCCGACTGCAAGGCCGCGAACATCGTGCTCGAGGTGGAGATCGGCGTCGTCGGCGGCGAGGAGGACGGGGTCGTCGGCGCGATCGACGAGAAGCTCTACACCACGCCCGAGGACATGTGGCGCACCGCCGAGGTGCTCGGCACCGGCGACAAGGGCCGGTACATGCTGGCGGCCACCTTCGGCAACGTGCACGGCGTCTACAAGCCGGGCAACGTCAAGCTACGCCCGACGATCCTGCGCGACGGCCAGCAGTACGTGGCCGCCAAGCTGGGGCTCGGCGCCGACGCGAAGCCGTTCAACCTGGTCTTCCACGGCGGCAGCGGCTCGGAGCTCTCCGAGATCCGCGAGGCGCTGGACTACGGCGTCGTCAAGATGAACGTGGACACCGACGCCCAGTACGCGTTCACCCGGCCGGTGGCGGACCACATGTTCAAGAACTACGACGGCGTCCTGAAGATCGACGGCGAGGTCGGCGTCAAGAAGTCCTACGACCCCCGCACCTGGGGCAAGGCCGCCGAGGCGAACATGGCCAAGCGGGTCGCGCAGGCCTGCGAGGACCTGCGCAGCGCCGGCCAGGCTCTTTAG
- a CDS encoding DedA family protein, producing the protein MRSAPRQTDGMDVDRLSGLTLYLTVFAIVFLESGVPIGFWLPGDAMLLAAGLLAADPTHRVSLPLLAAGVTVMAVVGVCVGYVTGWRLGRPWLERRHKKLLDRTEEFYGRFGPVTLVAARFVPWARTFAPILAGAVRMPWSRFLLAAVVGAVIWGTGLTALGYAAASVPGLKESTPWLAPSVVVVSVLAGLFGELLRRQVARRRATVAGSPEEEETGGEGGGLVKEKRKEKEEERKEEPVGLAPVEGGGLS; encoded by the coding sequence GTGCGCTCGGCGCCCCGTCAGACTGATGGCATGGATGTCGACCGTCTATCCGGCCTGACCCTGTATCTGACCGTCTTCGCGATCGTCTTCCTTGAGAGCGGCGTGCCGATCGGGTTCTGGCTGCCGGGAGACGCGATGTTGCTGGCGGCCGGGCTGCTGGCGGCGGATCCGACACACCGGGTGTCGCTGCCGCTACTTGCTGCCGGCGTGACCGTGATGGCGGTCGTGGGGGTCTGCGTGGGCTATGTGACCGGGTGGCGGCTCGGCCGGCCCTGGCTGGAACGTCGACACAAAAAGCTGCTTGACCGCACCGAGGAGTTCTACGGACGTTTCGGCCCGGTGACGCTGGTAGCGGCCCGATTCGTGCCTTGGGCGCGCACCTTCGCCCCGATCCTGGCGGGCGCGGTGCGGATGCCGTGGTCGCGCTTCCTGCTGGCGGCCGTGGTCGGCGCGGTGATCTGGGGTACCGGGCTGACCGCGCTGGGCTACGCGGCGGCGTCGGTGCCCGGGCTGAAGGAGTCGACTCCGTGGCTCGCGCCGTCCGTCGTGGTCGTCTCGGTCCTGGCCGGCCTGTTCGGTGAGCTGCTGCGGCGCCAGGTGGCCCGGCGCCGCGCGACGGTGGCCGGAAGCCCAGAGGAAGAGGAGACCGGGGGCGAGGGCGGGGGCCTCGTGAAGGAGAAAAGGAAAGAGAAGGAAGAGGAGAGGAAAGAGGAGCCGGTCGGGCTCGCGCCCGTCGAGGGCGGCGGCCTGTCGTAG
- a CDS encoding NAD-dependent epimerase/dehydratase family protein, translating to MARVVVTGAAGFVGGAIAHALRGRGDEVVALDVARGPGVRTADVSRPGDWEKEFAGADLVVHAAAAGMGGVGELPPIRGGRPLGSARIPLARMRQVLLGGTATVLDAAARAEVRRVVHLSCVSALGPDIADGIDETAPVGLTGDPRADTLAAAEQSVSAATASGLSATVLRLGDAYGPRAGRWTVWPVLLLRSGRFVLLDGGTGWLNPVHIDDVVAAVISAADSPRAAGEILHVTGPGPCTVAEFVGYYSRMLDLPAPRSVPARMYGALDEATVAVGRLRGRVESHRVPRPGSAAALAEAGRGSQPAGVAGEPTGDAGGGQASVPSAGSAALGIVRGLGARLVAGVDPRGRMDLGPLSVADVTRTGRCSGERITALTGWGPRVELADGMSRTEAWLRDRGLLGVREPSRRG from the coding sequence TTGGCTCGGGTGGTGGTCACCGGCGCCGCCGGGTTCGTCGGCGGGGCGATTGCCCATGCCCTGCGTGGTCGCGGGGATGAGGTGGTCGCGCTCGACGTGGCCCGCGGCCCTGGCGTGCGCACCGCGGACGTGAGCCGGCCAGGCGACTGGGAGAAGGAGTTCGCCGGCGCGGACCTGGTGGTCCACGCCGCGGCGGCCGGCATGGGCGGGGTCGGCGAGCTGCCGCCGATCCGCGGTGGCCGACCGCTCGGCAGCGCGCGCATTCCGCTGGCCCGGATGCGCCAGGTCCTGCTCGGCGGGACGGCCACGGTGCTCGACGCCGCCGCCCGCGCCGAGGTGCGCCGGGTCGTGCACCTGTCCTGCGTGTCGGCGCTCGGCCCGGACATCGCCGACGGCATCGACGAGACCGCGCCCGTCGGGCTGACCGGCGACCCGCGGGCCGACACCCTGGCCGCCGCGGAGCAGTCGGTGAGCGCGGCGACGGCGTCCGGCCTGTCGGCCACCGTGCTGCGCCTCGGGGACGCCTATGGCCCGCGGGCCGGCCGGTGGACGGTCTGGCCGGTGCTGCTGCTGCGTTCGGGCCGGTTCGTCCTCCTCGACGGTGGCACCGGGTGGCTCAACCCCGTCCACATCGACGACGTGGTGGCGGCCGTGATCTCGGCCGCGGACTCGCCGCGGGCGGCCGGCGAGATTCTGCACGTGACCGGGCCGGGGCCGTGCACGGTCGCCGAGTTCGTCGGCTACTACAGCCGGATGCTGGATCTGCCCGCACCGCGCTCAGTGCCCGCCCGGATGTACGGCGCGCTGGATGAGGCCACCGTGGCCGTCGGGCGTCTGCGCGGCCGGGTCGAGTCGCACCGCGTCCCGCGGCCGGGCTCCGCCGCCGCGCTCGCCGAGGCTGGCCGAGGCAGCCAGCCCGCCGGCGTCGCTGGGGAGCCCACCGGGGACGCCGGCGGCGGCCAGGCGTCCGTCCCGTCGGCCGGCTCCGCGGCCCTGGGGATCGTGCGCGGTCTCGGCGCCCGGCTGGTCGCCGGGGTCGACCCGCGCGGCCGGATGGACCTGGGTCCGCTCAGCGTGGCGGACGTGACCAGGACCGGGAGGTGCTCGGGCGAGCGGATCACCGCGTTGACCGGCTGGGGCCCGCGGGTCGAGCTGGCCGACGGTATGAGCCGCACCGAGGCCTGGCTGCGTGACCGCGGCCTGCTGGGCGTCCGCGAGCCTTCCCGGCGCGGGTGA
- a CDS encoding GNAT family N-acetyltransferase, whose translation MSVGGDGPTLTTPRLQALPVTVWNAGYVAEELARKVALAARPAPGLGVGGLFAGPDARGTTEPAALRRELRHRTGAGRAALTWVVRDHGGVAVGLLGADTRAHRAAVAVVIGPDERRRGYGAEIVRALATWLEASLLALVETRVRADDAASERLAMATSFQPTRVVLTTGWRLWCRPPSR comes from the coding sequence GTGAGCGTGGGTGGCGACGGGCCGACGCTGACGACGCCGCGGCTGCAGGCGTTGCCGGTGACGGTGTGGAACGCGGGCTATGTCGCCGAGGAGCTGGCGCGCAAGGTCGCGCTCGCGGCGCGCCCGGCTCCGGGGCTCGGAGTCGGAGGGCTGTTCGCCGGCCCGGACGCGCGCGGGACGACCGAGCCGGCGGCGTTGCGCCGCGAGCTGCGCCACCGGACGGGTGCCGGCCGCGCCGCGCTGACCTGGGTGGTCCGCGACCACGGCGGCGTCGCCGTCGGGCTGCTCGGCGCCGACACCCGGGCGCACCGTGCGGCGGTCGCGGTGGTGATCGGCCCGGACGAACGCCGGCGCGGATACGGCGCCGAGATCGTCCGGGCGTTGGCGACCTGGCTGGAGGCGTCTCTTCTCGCTCTGGTGGAGACCCGAGTGCGCGCCGACGACGCGGCATCCGAACGACTGGCGATGGCAACGTCCTTTCAGCCCACCAGGGTCGTGCTCACCACCGGCTGGCGACTGTGGTGCCGCCCGCCGTCCCGCTGA